The DNA sequence GCATATGTCCGAGGCGGATATTTTAAATTATAACATCCGATTGCGATTGGTGTAGAGTAAAGGGACATGGTACCCACCAGGATATGGTAAAGTTGAGTTGGTTAAACAGCTCTACTTTCGCCAAGATCCGGAGGTGGCGTACCGATGTCCCGAATAAAGTATAACGATATATGTGGAGGAGAGCAAAGGAAATTTACGTTACGGGTAGAGATGGTACAGCATGCGGAGGCGCAGGGGGTAAGGAGAACGGCGGAGGCGTATGGGACGACGGCGAAGACGGTGCGGAAGTGGCGGGACCGCTACCGGGCGGAGGGGGTTAAAGGGCTGGAAGATAGGAGCCGGCGGCCGAAGAATAGCCCCGGGCGTACGGCGCGTAAGTTAGAGAAGCTGGTGGTACGGCTAAGGCAGCAGTATCCGACGTGGGGAGGTAGGCGGTTGGTGGAGCGGTTCGAGTTGGCGTGTTCGGCGCCGACGGTGTATAATATATTGAAGCGGCATGGGGCCTATAAGCCGCGGAAGAAGCGGTGGCGGCAGAAGCGAGACCTGAGAGAGCAGAAGAAGCGGCTGGGGCCGTTGGAGAAGGTACAGTTCGACCTGAAGCACTTAACGGACATAGATGAATATTACAAGGCGCTGAAGGCGTACGAGTTGCCGCGGTACGAGTATACGGCGCGAGACATGCGGACGGGGATGGTGGTGGTAGCGTTCGGGTACGAGGCCTCGCTGACGAACGCGGTGACGTTCGCGCGGTACGTAGGGCGGCACTTCAAGTTGTACGGAGGGGAGCTAAAGAACAGCTTGTGCCAGACGGATAACGGGTCGGAGTTCGTAGGGGAGGCGAAGGCGAAAAAGCCCTCGGCGTTCACCGCGGCGGTAGAAGGATGGGGAGCTAAGCACGTGCGCATCCCGCCGCGGGCGCCGACGTGGAACTCCGACGTCGAAGCGTTCCACCGCACCGTCCAGGACGAGTTCTATCAGTGCGAACGGTTCCACAGCCTCGGCGACTTCCTGGCAAAGGCCAACGCCTACGTCGCCTACTACAACTTCGAGCGGCCCATCCGCTCCCGCGGGAACCAGTCCCCGTTCCAGATCGCCTCGTCCTTGCGGCCCGGCCTCTCCCGGCACCTCTTTACCCCGCCCCCTATCATACTCGACCTCGTAGAACCCG is a window from the bacterium genome containing:
- a CDS encoding helix-turn-helix domain-containing protein; this encodes MVQHAEAQGVRRTAEAYGTTAKTVRKWRDRYRAEGVKGLEDRSRRPKNSPGRTARKLEKLVVRLRQQYPTWGGRRLVERFELACSAPTVYNILKRHGAYKPRKKRWRQKRDLREQKKRLGPLEKVQFDLKHLTDIDEYYKALKAYELPRYEYTARDMRTGMVVVAFGYEASLTNAVTFARYVGRHFKLYGGELKNSLCQTDNGSEFVGEAKAKKPSAFTAAVEGWGAKHVRIPPRAPTWNSDVEAFHRTVQDEFYQCERFHSLGDFLAKANAYVAYYNFERPIRSRGNQSPFQIASSLRPGLSRHLFTPPPIILDLVEPETGEYHVPCPPRGTRPWR